In one window of Tumebacillus algifaecis DNA:
- a CDS encoding acyl-CoA dehydrogenase family protein: protein MRTELTAEQLARKEEFRAFADQHVVPYAAWNDREENLHESIIPKMIERGYIGSMLPAEYGGMELDNVTLGVLNEELGRACSSTRVLLTVHGMLALALLRWGTREQRDYYLPKLAKGEVIGGFALSEPEVGSDAKSVKTTAVLEGDEYVLNGSKKWISMGMLADLFLVIASLDGKPTAFLVEADRAGFSRTHMKGLMGSRGSLIAELHFDNCRIPKSNLVGREGMGLTGVALSCLDYGRYTVAWGCVGLAQGCLEASVQYAKTRQQFGAPIGDNQLIQKMITEMVVQVKAARLLCYHAGHLKDVMNPDSIMETWNAKYMASVMVNKVAKDAVQIHGGNGVHPDYPVERYFRDAKINEIIEGSTQIHEFLIAKNVLRSM, encoded by the coding sequence ATGAGAACCGAACTGACTGCAGAACAACTTGCTAGAAAAGAAGAGTTTCGCGCATTTGCTGATCAACATGTGGTTCCATACGCAGCTTGGAACGACCGTGAAGAAAACCTGCATGAATCGATCATCCCGAAGATGATCGAACGTGGATACATCGGTTCGATGTTGCCCGCAGAGTATGGCGGCATGGAACTCGACAATGTGACGCTCGGGGTACTCAACGAAGAACTGGGCCGCGCCTGCTCCTCGACCCGCGTGCTGCTGACCGTACACGGCATGCTGGCTCTGGCCTTGCTGCGCTGGGGCACACGTGAACAGCGTGACTACTATTTGCCGAAACTGGCGAAAGGTGAAGTGATCGGCGGCTTCGCACTTTCTGAGCCGGAGGTCGGTTCTGACGCGAAAAGCGTGAAGACCACGGCGGTGCTTGAAGGTGATGAATACGTTTTGAACGGCAGCAAAAAATGGATTTCGATGGGGATGCTCGCCGATCTGTTCTTGGTGATCGCAAGTCTCGACGGCAAGCCGACCGCCTTTCTGGTCGAAGCGGACCGTGCAGGTTTCTCCCGCACACACATGAAGGGCTTGATGGGCTCGCGTGGCTCGCTGATCGCGGAGTTGCATTTTGACAACTGCCGCATTCCCAAATCGAACCTCGTCGGTCGCGAAGGCATGGGTTTGACCGGGGTAGCGCTCTCCTGCCTCGACTATGGCCGCTATACGGTAGCTTGGGGCTGTGTCGGATTGGCACAAGGTTGTCTGGAAGCGAGCGTGCAATACGCCAAGACTCGCCAACAGTTTGGCGCACCGATCGGGGACAACCAGTTGATTCAAAAGATGATCACCGAGATGGTCGTTCAGGTCAAAGCGGCTCGTTTGCTTTGCTACCATGCGGGTCATCTGAAAGACGTGATGAATCCCGATTCGATCATGGAAACATGGAATGCCAAATACATGGCCTCCGTCATGGTCAACAAAGTGGCCAAAGATGCGGTGCAGATTCACGGCGGCAACGGCGTACACCCCGACTACCCGGTCGAACGCTATTTCCGCGATGCGAAAATCAATGAAATCATCGAAGGCTCGACGCAGATTCATGAGTTTTTGATCGCCAAAAACGTACTGCGGTCGATGTGA
- a CDS encoding ATP-grasp domain-containing protein translates to MAILILNVYPAKLVRFKEWLEALDEELYIFTPDVYVNDFSDYDLVKGFANYLSNSQVEIEALKLHQQHPFRAVVALDEVDINRAARIRERLGLDGQLTESALAFRDKVVMKTLVAPHVRCPHFRRLETGLDLYDFVTEHGLPVVIKPVDGMGAMNTTLVRDEQQLEAFYRKGRLTGMMVESFVEGKMYNIDGLVVNGEVKLASVGTYNDACLNYRDNQGLYIRLLTPEHEMFTRLQNLTKQVLAVLPTPTFTTFHCEVFHTPQDELVFCEIASRTAGGRISTCVRLAYGVELDEAWTKLSCGLDVELPTSGEPQVLSAVYLIPKQVGRLVKFIDQFPFDWVAEYQPRLKVGMESKGQMAAADTVGSVVFYAESEEELEQRYAQLLAYIDENVIWSVEEEAVVAADK, encoded by the coding sequence ATGGCCATCTTGATTTTGAATGTGTATCCCGCGAAGTTGGTGCGGTTTAAGGAATGGTTGGAGGCGTTAGACGAGGAATTGTACATCTTTACTCCCGATGTTTATGTCAATGATTTTTCGGATTACGATCTGGTCAAAGGGTTTGCAAACTATCTGAGCAACAGTCAGGTCGAGATCGAAGCGTTGAAACTGCATCAGCAGCACCCGTTCCGAGCGGTGGTGGCGCTGGATGAGGTTGATATCAACCGCGCGGCGCGGATTCGGGAGCGTCTGGGACTTGACGGGCAGCTCACGGAGAGCGCGCTGGCGTTTCGCGATAAAGTGGTGATGAAGACGCTGGTGGCACCGCATGTGCGATGCCCGCACTTCCGACGCTTGGAGACGGGGCTTGATCTCTATGATTTTGTGACCGAGCACGGTCTGCCCGTCGTGATCAAACCGGTGGATGGCATGGGGGCGATGAATACGACGCTGGTGCGGGACGAGCAGCAGTTGGAGGCGTTCTATCGCAAAGGCAGACTGACTGGCATGATGGTCGAATCGTTTGTCGAGGGCAAGATGTACAACATCGACGGGCTGGTCGTAAACGGTGAGGTCAAGCTGGCGTCTGTTGGGACGTACAACGATGCCTGCCTCAATTATCGGGACAACCAAGGCTTGTACATTCGCCTGTTGACGCCAGAACACGAGATGTTCACACGGTTGCAGAACCTGACGAAACAGGTACTAGCCGTGTTGCCGACGCCAACGTTTACGACCTTCCATTGCGAGGTCTTTCACACGCCGCAAGATGAACTGGTGTTTTGCGAAATCGCGTCCCGCACAGCGGGCGGTCGCATCTCCACCTGTGTTCGCTTAGCGTACGGTGTCGAGTTGGATGAGGCGTGGACGAAGCTGTCTTGCGGTCTCGATGTGGAACTCCCGACGTCTGGGGAACCGCAGGTGCTGTCGGCCGTGTACTTGATTCCCAAACAGGTCGGACGATTGGTGAAGTTTATCGACCAATTTCCGTTTGACTGGGTTGCCGAATACCAGCCTCGCCTCAAGGTGGGGATGGAATCGAAAGGCCAGATGGCCGCAGCCGATACGGTCGGCTCGGTGGTGTTTTATGCCGAAAGTGAAGAAGAGCTCGAGCAGCGCTATGCGCAGTTGCTCGCCTATATCGATGAAAATGTGATCTGGTCGGTGGAAGAAGAGGCTGTGGTCGCGGCCGACAAGTAA
- a CDS encoding SH3 domain-containing protein gives MKTAGADLNVRSGPGTSYSIVGSVANGAQVTIYCQTYGTTVTGTYGTSNIWNRIGTGQYISDTYVYTGSDGLVAPLCN, from the coding sequence GTGAAAACGGCAGGGGCCGACTTGAACGTGCGCTCCGGCCCAGGCACCTCATACTCGATTGTCGGTTCGGTGGCGAACGGCGCACAAGTGACGATCTACTGCCAAACGTACGGCACGACCGTGACGGGAACCTATGGCACTTCGAACATCTGGAATCGCATCGGCACCGGCCAATACATCTCCGACACCTATGTCTACACAGGATCGGACGGGTTGGTCGCACCGCTCTGTAATTGA
- a CDS encoding response regulator transcription factor, whose protein sequence is MIRVLLVDDHEMVRMGLAAYLEAQPDIEVVGEAADGREGVRLAVEHKPDVIMMDLVMEGMDGIQATKEICSLLPDPKIIVLTSFLDDDKVYPVIEAGALSYLLKTSKAQEIAEAIRSASKGQPVLEAQVTGKVLSRMRRADEAKPHEMLTARELEILRLIAEGKSNQEIADQLFIAVKTVKAHITQILAKLEVDDRTQAAIYAHRNKLVE, encoded by the coding sequence ATGATCCGCGTGTTGCTGGTAGATGATCATGAAATGGTGCGCATGGGTCTGGCCGCCTATCTGGAAGCACAGCCGGACATCGAAGTGGTCGGGGAAGCGGCAGACGGTCGAGAAGGCGTGCGGCTGGCGGTCGAGCACAAGCCGGATGTGATTATGATGGATTTGGTGATGGAAGGGATGGACGGCATCCAAGCGACAAAAGAGATCTGCTCGTTGCTACCCGACCCGAAGATCATCGTCCTGACCAGCTTTTTGGATGATGACAAAGTGTATCCGGTGATCGAAGCGGGGGCGCTGAGCTATCTGTTGAAAACCTCGAAGGCGCAGGAAATCGCAGAAGCGATCCGTTCGGCTAGCAAAGGTCAGCCTGTGCTGGAAGCGCAAGTGACGGGTAAAGTGCTCTCCCGCATGCGACGCGCCGACGAAGCCAAGCCGCATGAGATGTTGACCGCACGGGAGCTGGAGATCTTGCGTTTGATCGCAGAAGGGAAAAGCAACCAAGAGATCGCCGACCAACTGTTTATCGCGGTGAAAACGGTCAAAGCGCACATCACACAAATCTTGGCCAAGTTGGAGGTCGATGACCGCACGCAGGCGGCCATCTATGCCCATCGCAACAAACTGGTGGAGTGA
- a CDS encoding ArsR/SmtB family transcription factor — translation MTSEGQSYDVYAALADPTRRKLLEILVDGERSVTRLAEHFPVSRPAISKHLHVLRQAGLVTETKSGRERLYQLRAEPLQEIRDWLDIYERLWNQKLNNLKQLFEDPH, via the coding sequence ATGACCTCAGAAGGTCAAAGCTACGACGTTTATGCGGCACTCGCCGATCCGACCCGCCGCAAGCTGTTAGAAATCCTCGTGGACGGGGAACGGTCGGTCACCCGGCTGGCCGAGCACTTTCCCGTCTCCCGTCCTGCGATCTCCAAGCACTTGCACGTCCTGCGCCAAGCAGGTCTTGTCACCGAAACCAAATCAGGCCGTGAGCGCCTCTATCAACTACGTGCGGAACCCTTGCAGGAAATCCGCGACTGGCTCGATATATACGAGCGCTTATGGAATCAAAAGCTCAACAACCTCAAGCAACTGTTCGAAGATCCGCACTAA
- a CDS encoding TetR/AcrR family transcriptional regulator: MERVDKRQAILEAAAKRFSTNGFHETKVGEIAEDAGIAKGTVYLHFKDKETLLSEVVHYQMVRYHRYICEAIEPYESATDKLRAFARFQISAFPQMIKFYKLNFEHMMKFKENSRLAERQTEQHRQMMETIIDVIRYGIERGEFREMDATDAALILRGTMHAYMQSAISGVVAEKDQAGADALVNLLIQGFAPSCKGEVRFDV, encoded by the coding sequence ATGGAGCGTGTGGACAAGCGACAGGCGATACTAGAAGCGGCCGCGAAGCGTTTTAGCACGAATGGGTTTCACGAAACGAAAGTTGGGGAGATTGCGGAGGATGCAGGGATCGCTAAAGGAACGGTCTATCTGCATTTTAAGGACAAGGAAACGCTGTTGTCCGAAGTGGTTCACTATCAGATGGTTCGCTACCACCGATACATTTGCGAGGCGATCGAACCTTATGAGTCGGCGACAGACAAACTCCGCGCCTTTGCCCGCTTTCAAATATCAGCTTTCCCTCAGATGATCAAGTTCTATAAGCTCAACTTCGAGCACATGATGAAGTTTAAAGAGAATAGCAGGTTAGCTGAACGGCAGACGGAGCAACATCGCCAGATGATGGAGACGATCATCGATGTGATCCGGTACGGAATTGAGCGTGGAGAATTTCGCGAGATGGATGCGACCGATGCGGCGCTGATCTTACGCGGTACGATGCATGCGTACATGCAGTCAGCGATCAGCGGAGTGGTCGCTGAGAAGGATCAGGCCGGAGCGGACGCGCTGGTCAATCTGCTGATTCAAGGATTCGCTCCCTCGTGTAAAGGAGAAGTCCGTTTCGATGTCTGA
- a CDS encoding alanine--tRNA ligase-related protein: MKALELRERYADFFLKKGYHSLPEHRVVNTEGDGPHFNGSALTPNLGYFTGAKALEHTHLFTQQRVFWTSYSYTQMPSSLWTIFQVMMSYYQFGQPDLREALTVGWELLTEGLHLPKDDLFVILPQDRLDLQDTMRKIGMPEQNMVLWQYAPRFAIDGLMNGFYCKFFLRHQHAFLPIFDVVNIIGPDGQLKTDSCLLLERMSFILQGKKTWYETEMFLPLMQRLEALEGTKVNDPFGQRVAATVRSLVAALADGAQMTGKGQGHVLKKILRELLHDRYRMGYDSEIVQLVEPGLRCLREIGYDWMADRDRIEAIFAGEEHSYQKVHRESLKFLEKQVKLAENGKRGPFTQEDLDVWKDSRGITVELALDVLRAQGYDVQVAEAKPRQFMTFSDAYDHEENVHDVKGWLLEMEERTLAQARARAQAQAKA, translated from the coding sequence ATGAAGGCATTGGAATTGCGGGAACGATATGCGGATTTTTTTCTGAAAAAAGGCTATCACAGCTTGCCAGAGCATCGTGTGGTGAACACAGAAGGGGATGGGCCACATTTTAACGGGTCTGCACTGACCCCCAATCTCGGTTATTTTACGGGAGCGAAGGCGCTCGAACATACGCATCTCTTTACCCAACAGCGGGTGTTTTGGACTTCCTATTCCTATACGCAGATGCCTTCCTCGCTCTGGACGATCTTTCAGGTGATGATGAGTTACTACCAGTTCGGACAACCCGATCTGCGAGAGGCGCTGACGGTGGGCTGGGAGTTGCTGACCGAAGGACTGCACTTGCCCAAAGACGATCTGTTTGTCATCTTGCCGCAGGATCGCCTCGATCTGCAGGACACGATGCGAAAGATTGGAATGCCTGAGCAGAATATGGTGCTTTGGCAATATGCGCCGCGATTTGCGATCGATGGGCTGATGAACGGCTTTTATTGCAAGTTCTTCTTGCGCCACCAGCACGCGTTTCTGCCGATCTTCGATGTGGTGAACATCATCGGACCGGATGGGCAACTGAAGACGGATAGCTGCCTGTTGCTGGAACGGATGTCGTTCATTTTGCAGGGGAAGAAGACGTGGTATGAGACGGAGATGTTCTTGCCGCTGATGCAACGATTGGAGGCGCTGGAAGGGACGAAAGTGAATGATCCCTTTGGGCAACGGGTGGCGGCGACAGTCAGGTCGCTGGTTGCAGCTTTGGCTGACGGTGCGCAGATGACAGGGAAAGGGCAGGGGCATGTGTTGAAGAAAATACTGCGCGAACTGCTGCATGATCGCTATCGGATGGGCTACGATTCGGAAATCGTGCAGTTGGTGGAGCCAGGGCTTCGGTGCTTGCGCGAGATCGGCTATGACTGGATGGCAGATCGAGACCGTATTGAAGCGATCTTTGCCGGAGAGGAACACAGCTACCAGAAGGTGCATCGCGAATCGTTGAAATTTTTGGAAAAGCAAGTGAAATTGGCGGAAAACGGCAAGCGCGGGCCGTTCACGCAGGAGGACCTCGATGTCTGGAAAGACTCGCGCGGCATCACCGTCGAGTTGGCGCTCGATGTGTTGCGAGCGCAGGGATACGATGTGCAAGTGGCCGAGGCCAAACCGCGGCAGTTCATGACCTTCTCCGATGCGTATGACCATGAGGAAAACGTTCACGATGTGAAGGGCTGGCTGCTGGAGATGGAGGAAAGGACTTTGGCCCAGGCTAGGGCGAGGGCGCAGGCGCAGGCAAAAGCCTAG
- a CDS encoding ATP-grasp domain-containing protein has product MAILLINRFARSAIDYTEWLTGFEEEVYMFAAQEVVDDFPEFPVRKAFDVLARDGRVEVEAVKLHQERPFRQIIALEESEIVRAGRLRDRLGLAGQGYQSALAFRDKAVMKETALRGGLEVAAHRKLESPLDLYDFVVEHGYPVVVKPLRGMTSMYTHVLRTEAEMEAWLKTGASAGMLAEAFVEGDMYQIDGVVLDGVVKFVSVASYVNTCLSYTDQLGVGNVLLEPGHPLGERLVAYAHQLMAAMPRLDAATFHAEVFLTPDDRIVLCEVASRTTGGRVNDMIELAYGLHLDRYIMRAQCGMIDPLPNRMDVTRLYGTFFIPPKKGTLVSFPQTVPFDWCVEASASGEIGKRYNGVTRSTESYVTVMVTGSTAEEVLARLQEAVTYVETNTVWED; this is encoded by the coding sequence GTGGCGATTTTGTTGATCAATCGGTTTGCAAGAAGTGCGATCGATTATACGGAGTGGTTGACCGGGTTTGAGGAAGAGGTGTACATGTTTGCCGCACAGGAGGTTGTTGATGACTTTCCGGAGTTTCCGGTGCGAAAAGCGTTCGACGTGTTGGCACGGGACGGACGCGTGGAGGTCGAGGCGGTCAAACTGCATCAGGAACGTCCGTTTCGACAGATCATTGCGCTGGAGGAAAGCGAAATTGTGCGGGCCGGACGATTGCGCGACCGACTAGGACTGGCTGGGCAGGGCTATCAGAGCGCGCTGGCCTTCCGCGACAAGGCGGTGATGAAAGAGACGGCACTGCGCGGCGGGTTGGAGGTGGCGGCGCATCGCAAGTTGGAGAGCCCGCTCGATCTGTATGATTTTGTGGTGGAGCATGGCTACCCGGTCGTCGTCAAACCGCTGCGTGGGATGACGTCGATGTACACGCATGTGTTGCGTACAGAAGCGGAGATGGAAGCATGGTTGAAGACGGGCGCATCGGCAGGGATGCTGGCCGAGGCGTTTGTCGAAGGCGACATGTATCAGATCGACGGTGTGGTGCTGGACGGCGTTGTGAAGTTCGTCTCCGTCGCTTCCTATGTCAACACCTGTCTGTCCTACACCGATCAGCTCGGAGTCGGCAACGTGCTGTTAGAGCCAGGCCATCCGCTTGGCGAGCGCTTGGTCGCCTATGCGCATCAGTTGATGGCTGCGATGCCGCGGCTTGACGCAGCGACGTTCCATGCGGAAGTTTTCCTTACGCCTGATGATCGCATTGTGCTGTGTGAGGTAGCGTCCCGCACGACAGGCGGGCGCGTCAACGATATGATCGAACTTGCGTACGGGCTGCACCTCGACCGCTACATCATGCGCGCACAATGCGGCATGATCGATCCACTGCCGAATCGGATGGACGTGACCCGTCTCTATGGCACATTTTTTATCCCGCCGAAAAAAGGCACTTTGGTCAGCTTTCCGCAGACGGTGCCTTTTGACTGGTGTGTCGAAGCATCTGCATCGGGCGAGATCGGCAAGCGATACAACGGGGTGACCCGAAGCACAGAGAGCTATGTGACGGTGATGGTCACAGGCAGTACGGCAGAAGAGGTGCTTGCGAGGTTGCAGGAAGCGGTAACTTATGTGGAAACGAATACGGTCTGGGAAGACTAA